The following are encoded in a window of Providencia rettgeri genomic DNA:
- a CDS encoding FliM/FliN family flagellar motor switch protein, with translation MLNIRRVSLREKQLKTWQQQYQVDVVSQNTPADQRYFSVYLQNETQNTHVLVHAERWCRYRWPDLTHYAWAALDDKTLCDMFIFENSDKRFFDKQFSCYSVEMINNADTEKFGLLAKEDSLGDAMLLGPIAGLTARKPISKQFENLLVPADWVLGDSYISLSLLRSLSLGDALYIQKLQLHMLIGGRVFARFQKQEEGLFMIEEILQPEDTADLPLSEDYQDEIERPFNLDEMSIKLTFVLGHSDIAISEIDNIQPGSIYSIGKNKEREVKVYANKQLVAEGELIYLGDNEELGLEITRIISLGDKRV, from the coding sequence ATGTTGAACATTCGACGAGTTAGTTTGCGAGAAAAACAGCTAAAAACATGGCAACAACAATACCAAGTCGATGTTGTGAGCCAAAATACCCCCGCAGATCAACGTTATTTTTCTGTTTATTTACAAAATGAAACGCAAAATACGCATGTTTTGGTGCACGCTGAGCGTTGGTGTCGATACCGTTGGCCTGATTTAACGCACTACGCATGGGCAGCATTAGATGACAAAACCTTATGTGACATGTTCATTTTTGAAAATAGTGATAAACGTTTTTTTGATAAGCAGTTTAGTTGCTACTCAGTGGAGATGATCAATAACGCTGATACGGAAAAATTTGGTTTATTAGCGAAAGAAGACTCCCTTGGTGATGCTATGTTGCTTGGTCCTATTGCAGGACTGACCGCGAGAAAGCCCATATCCAAACAATTTGAAAACCTCTTAGTGCCTGCGGATTGGGTTTTAGGTGATAGCTATATTAGTCTCTCATTATTGCGCTCATTATCTTTAGGTGATGCACTATATATTCAGAAATTACAATTACATATGTTGATTGGTGGGCGTGTATTTGCTCGGTTTCAAAAACAAGAAGAAGGCTTATTTATGATTGAAGAAATATTACAACCAGAAGACACTGCTGATTTACCGTTGAGTGAAGATTATCAAGATGAAATTGAGCGTCCATTTAATTTAGATGAGATGAGTATTAAATTAACCTTTGTGTTAGGTCATAGCGATATTGCTATTTCAGAAATAGATAATATACAACCCGGCTCTATTTACTCTATTGGTAAAAATAAAGAACGCGAAGTAAAAGTTTATGCTAATAAGCAGCTCGTAGCAGAAGGTGAGCTTATTTATTTGGGTGATAATGAAGAATTAGGTTTAGAGATCACACGCATAATTAGCCTAGGTGATAAAAGGGTTTAA
- a CDS encoding EscR/YscR/HrcR family type III secretion system export apparatus protein yields MPTVPQEIPLLAIIAFSTLLPFIIAAGTCYLKISIVLVMVRNAIGVQQVPSTMALNAIALLLSIFVMMPVLQDMNNYMRQEGVDFSRVESIDNFVDDGLGRYKTYLQKYSDPQLVTFFESIQQGRSEEEISTDSAAPTLFSLLPAYALSEIKSAFEIGFYIYLPFVVIDLVISSILLALGMMMMSPVTISVPVKLILFVAIDGWTLISKGLVMQYFELAQH; encoded by the coding sequence ATGCCAACGGTTCCACAAGAAATTCCATTATTAGCGATCATTGCATTTTCGACATTACTTCCTTTTATTATTGCAGCAGGAACATGTTATTTAAAAATATCCATTGTGTTAGTTATGGTGCGTAATGCAATTGGGGTACAGCAAGTACCTTCTACCATGGCATTAAATGCGATTGCGTTATTATTATCTATTTTTGTGATGATGCCCGTATTGCAGGATATGAATAACTATATGCGTCAAGAAGGTGTTGATTTTAGTCGTGTGGAATCAATAGATAACTTCGTTGATGATGGACTGGGGCGTTATAAAACCTACTTGCAGAAGTATTCAGATCCACAACTAGTCACCTTTTTTGAATCTATTCAACAAGGACGTAGTGAAGAGGAAATTAGTACAGACTCGGCAGCGCCGACACTATTTTCTTTATTACCTGCTTATGCATTAAGTGAAATTAAATCGGCATTTGAAATCGGTTTTTATATTTATCTACCGTTTGTTGTTATCGATTTAGTGATATCCAGTATTTTACTCGCACTCGGTATGATGATGATGAGTCCAGTGACGATTTCTGTGCCTGTAAAATTGATTTTATTTGTTGCTATTGATGGATGGACATTAATCTCTAAAGGGTTAGTGATGCAATATTTTGAACTAGCACAGCACTGA
- the sctS gene encoding type III secretion system export apparatus subunit SctS, with translation MDQIVYISNKAMLLIVILSAIPVIVATVVGLLVGLIQTVTQLQEQTLPFGIKLLAVFGSLFMISGWLADKVINYAIEAITAAIPAVGLF, from the coding sequence ATGGATCAGATTGTATATATCAGTAATAAAGCGATGTTATTAATTGTTATTTTATCAGCTATTCCGGTTATTGTGGCGACAGTCGTTGGGTTATTAGTCGGGCTGATACAAACGGTAACTCAATTGCAGGAACAAACATTACCTTTTGGGATTAAATTATTAGCTGTATTTGGTTCATTATTTATGATCTCAGGTTGGCTGGCTGACAAAGTGATTAACTACGCCATTGAAGCTATTACCGCAGCAATTCCAGCGGTAGGGTTATTCTAA
- the sctT gene encoding type III secretion system export apparatus subunit SctT → MSQELVSLASYLFFLFQQGLIKLSLAWLRIAPVMFFLPFFSNKLLNGGIIKNCVVIYIALGLWPFLAGADIQWEKIGLAEIFVYEIVIGLVLAFILGLPFMIANIIGELIDTQRGETISSIVDPASGTESSELAVFLSYIVCMVFLAQGGMYQLSSIFAQSYHLLPVGHGFSSFNSLPLGEWLNSLVLKGAILAAPIIVTLFITEVALGLYSRFCPQINAFSLSLAIKSIIAFIVFLLYFQNEVPDILVNMISLSPLNDVFFPNSS, encoded by the coding sequence ATGAGTCAAGAGTTAGTCTCACTTGCTTCCTATTTGTTTTTTTTGTTTCAACAAGGGTTGATAAAGTTGTCGCTGGCATGGTTGAGAATAGCCCCTGTGATGTTTTTTCTGCCTTTTTTTAGCAATAAATTATTAAATGGCGGAATTATAAAAAATTGTGTTGTTATCTATATTGCTTTGGGGCTATGGCCATTTTTGGCTGGAGCAGATATACAATGGGAGAAAATCGGGTTAGCTGAAATATTTGTGTATGAAATTGTTATCGGGTTAGTTTTAGCTTTTATTCTAGGCTTACCTTTTATGATAGCCAATATTATTGGGGAATTAATCGATACCCAACGCGGTGAAACCATCAGCAGTATTGTTGATCCTGCAAGTGGAACCGAATCATCGGAACTTGCTGTATTTTTAAGTTATATCGTTTGTATGGTATTTTTAGCGCAAGGGGGGATGTATCAACTCTCTAGCATTTTTGCACAAAGTTACCATCTATTACCTGTAGGGCACGGATTTTCCTCTTTTAATAGCTTACCGTTGGGGGAATGGCTAAATAGTTTGGTATTGAAAGGCGCTATTTTAGCGGCACCAATTATTGTGACCTTATTTATTACTGAAGTTGCACTTGGGTTATATTCTCGATTTTGCCCACAGATAAATGCATTTTCATTATCATTGGCAATAAAGTCAATTATTGCATTTATTGTGTTTTTACTTTATTTCCAAAATGAAGTCCCCGATATACTTGTGAATATGATTTCATTATCCCCGTTAAATGATGTTTTTTTTCCTAACTCATCATAG
- a CDS encoding EscU/YscU/HrcU family type III secretion system export apparatus switch protein: protein MAEKTEKPTDKKIKDSAKKGQGYKSKDSVAAIVLVVSAFIFDGVTSLEDLAILMKKILLSPSDINIDTLIWEFFIIFLGILLPILCACFLAGTIISLLQSRFRLATEAIKLDFTKLNPIAGLKKIFSLNSLKELVKAFLYLIVFAISTMVFFYLWRHEIFMLYRTMLDGMIHQWASLSTTFIIVFLAVALLIIVVDMITEFFLFIKNLKMEKQEVKKEHKDNEGDPHIKSARKSLHRELLSEEVKTNVRNSTFVMANPTHIAILIYYDPDIAPLPFLFSKSRGTLAKAIIKYAEQQGVPVIRDIPLARKIWRSYKKDSFIDEVGLEEIMQILSWLIQVELVQMGVDVDDVLGKLARK from the coding sequence ATGGCAGAAAAAACAGAAAAACCTACCGACAAAAAAATAAAAGATTCAGCAAAAAAAGGCCAAGGTTATAAAAGCAAAGATTCGGTAGCTGCAATTGTACTTGTTGTGAGTGCTTTTATTTTTGACGGAGTGACAAGTTTAGAGGATTTAGCAATACTGATGAAAAAGATATTGTTATCTCCGTCTGATATCAATATAGATACGTTAATTTGGGAATTTTTTATTATTTTTCTTGGTATTTTATTGCCTATTTTATGTGCGTGTTTTTTGGCAGGAACAATAATCTCCCTATTACAAAGCCGATTTAGATTAGCAACAGAAGCAATAAAACTTGATTTTACTAAACTAAATCCAATTGCAGGATTGAAAAAGATATTTTCTTTAAATTCGCTAAAAGAGCTTGTAAAAGCATTTTTGTATTTGATTGTATTTGCTATTTCTACGATGGTCTTTTTTTATCTTTGGCGACACGAAATTTTTATGCTGTATCGCACAATGTTAGATGGGATGATCCACCAATGGGCGAGTTTATCGACCACGTTCATTATCGTGTTTCTTGCCGTTGCATTGCTGATTATTGTTGTCGATATGATCACAGAATTTTTCTTGTTTATTAAAAACTTAAAAATGGAAAAGCAAGAGGTTAAAAAAGAGCATAAAGACAACGAGGGGGATCCCCATATAAAAAGCGCACGTAAAAGTTTACATCGGGAGTTGCTGTCAGAGGAGGTCAAAACGAATGTGCGTAACTCAACGTTTGTTATGGCGAATCCTACGCATATTGCGATTTTAATTTATTATGATCCAGACATTGCGCCATTACCTTTTTTATTTTCTAAAAGCCGAGGAACTCTGGCAAAGGCAATAATTAAATATGCTGAACAGCAAGGTGTTCCTGTTATTCGAGATATTCCATTAGCCCGTAAGATTTGGCGTTCATATAAAAAAGATAGCTTTATTGATGAGGTGGGCTTGGAAGAAATTATGCAGATTTTGTCTTGGTTAATTCAAGTTGAATTAGTTCAGATGGGCGTTGATGTCGATGACGTATTAGGGAAATTAGCCAGAAAATAG
- the sicA gene encoding type III secretion system translocator chaperone SicA — protein sequence MEELLGNITTALMDGATYKDIHGIPQSTMDGIYSYAYEFYQQGKLKEAETFFRFLSIYDFYNTDYVMGLAAVYQLMKRYDKATELYALAFVLAKNDYRPLFHAGQCNLMMKKSSAALHCFESVLESSEDIDLQKRSQAYLTVLKKNIEPSGSVNT from the coding sequence ATGGAAGAATTACTGGGGAATATTACAACAGCACTGATGGATGGGGCTACGTATAAAGATATCCACGGTATTCCACAAAGCACAATGGATGGCATTTATTCTTATGCCTATGAATTTTATCAACAAGGTAAATTAAAGGAAGCCGAAACGTTCTTTCGTTTTTTAAGCATCTATGATTTTTATAATACGGATTATGTGATGGGGCTTGCTGCTGTTTACCAATTAATGAAACGTTATGATAAAGCGACAGAGTTATATGCCTTAGCCTTCGTTCTTGCAAAAAATGATTACAGGCCATTATTTCATGCGGGTCAATGCAATCTAATGATGAAAAAAAGCAGTGCGGCACTGCACTGTTTTGAAAGTGTTTTAGAAAGTAGTGAGGATATTGATTTGCAAAAAAGGTCACAGGCTTATTTGACGGTATTAAAGAAAAATATTGAGCCTTCAGGATCAGTAAATACTTAA
- the sctE gene encoding type III secretion system translocon subunit SctE, giving the protein MVDISNSSKIENQERIKNIHTYLQAGNPLAMSEDIAKSVLALEEACGELTSTEQMKQARAKRSPTLNPPKAMLMMAKTTQGEKSFNANALLIETFSTIRQLLHEGNIGELSNRLQLLNMESESLRNQGNALLDMFKKNTEKLGEFKEKLASQQGEDARLRVKLDELNHQLDTFQKPIEQNEIQQQSIHEKLKEVDDLMTLLPSPATTQEEQDAETKLLETKNILTSQLDQLTTENKTLLSNRQTVSHQIADVSQQISLLNAEILKTSDLAVEQAKMAQTDSDNLNTFIESAPRRTDIDGEKWENTLALLTMLTAQLKKAMGEDSIRNMKEQEEVMLKINEASRKDSDKKAKEAAESERKAAESNKAASCASKIFSYVLLAVSVIATVASFGTAAPLTLAIAAIGIAMSVADIVLEETGHGSLMQMLANEISSAVTDMLISFGVDEDKAKQIGSIVGMIVAAIAFLAISLLSMGSMVKNLVNTVKNAAKLLLKNVGALLKNTIKSMPKSLMNALGNIATKTAKVSDSVADTADSAVKLSKLAKLSDKFDDAQHIVKAVSQSANKLDKTSDLVSIGGQMVKVSDSVADTADSAVKLSKLAKLSDKFDEAQHIVKAISQSANKLDKTSELVSIGGQLVKVSDSVADSANSAVKLTKLTKLADKFDDVKGVSKSISQTTNKLDDVSDTVSSTEKLTQGVKNQSVTMARVEVGMKATGAGVTVANAATTGGLRLNSAAHMRDMKEMLAGMMLNNETIQSLTELLNSLIKAMSKNSEQFDEMFMGMMTSLKQSGDNKVEMLKTARFA; this is encoded by the coding sequence ATGGTCGACATTTCAAATAGTTCGAAAATTGAAAATCAGGAACGCATAAAAAATATTCATACCTATTTGCAGGCGGGTAACCCATTAGCAATGAGTGAAGATATCGCAAAGTCGGTTCTCGCTTTAGAAGAAGCCTGTGGAGAGCTAACGTCAACAGAGCAAATGAAGCAAGCTCGAGCTAAGCGCTCACCGACCTTGAATCCGCCTAAAGCGATGCTAATGATGGCAAAAACCACTCAAGGTGAAAAGTCATTTAATGCAAATGCGTTGTTAATTGAAACCTTTTCGACAATACGCCAATTACTCCATGAAGGGAATATCGGTGAACTAAGTAACCGCTTACAACTGCTCAATATGGAATCAGAGTCATTACGCAACCAAGGTAATGCACTTTTAGATATGTTTAAGAAAAATACAGAAAAACTGGGGGAGTTTAAGGAAAAGTTAGCTTCACAACAAGGTGAAGATGCACGACTGCGCGTTAAACTTGACGAGTTAAATCATCAATTAGACACCTTCCAAAAACCGATTGAACAAAATGAGATTCAGCAGCAGTCGATTCATGAAAAATTAAAGGAAGTTGATGACTTAATGACTCTGCTTCCCTCTCCTGCAACTACCCAAGAAGAGCAGGATGCGGAAACTAAATTATTGGAAACAAAAAATATTTTAACTTCGCAATTAGACCAATTAACAACTGAAAACAAGACTTTATTATCAAATAGACAAACAGTCAGCCATCAGATTGCTGATGTTAGCCAACAAATTTCGTTACTCAATGCAGAAATACTGAAAACGTCTGATTTAGCTGTTGAACAAGCGAAAATGGCTCAAACTGATAGTGACAATTTAAATACTTTTATTGAATCGGCTCCCCGTAGAACAGATATTGACGGCGAAAAATGGGAGAACACGCTAGCACTGTTAACGATGTTAACGGCGCAGCTTAAAAAAGCGATGGGTGAAGATTCGATTCGCAATATGAAAGAGCAAGAAGAGGTGATGCTGAAAATCAACGAAGCCTCTCGTAAAGATTCAGATAAGAAGGCAAAGGAAGCGGCAGAATCAGAACGTAAAGCCGCTGAGTCTAATAAAGCGGCATCATGTGCCAGCAAAATTTTTAGCTATGTCTTACTTGCCGTTTCCGTGATTGCCACGGTGGCATCTTTTGGGACTGCGGCACCATTAACCCTCGCCATCGCCGCAATTGGTATTGCCATGTCAGTGGCTGATATCGTGCTAGAGGAGACGGGACATGGCAGTTTAATGCAAATGCTGGCAAACGAAATTTCTTCTGCCGTGACGGATATGCTGATTAGTTTTGGTGTGGATGAAGATAAAGCGAAACAGATTGGCAGCATTGTTGGCATGATTGTCGCCGCCATCGCTTTTTTAGCGATTTCATTACTTTCTATGGGATCAATGGTTAAAAACCTCGTTAACACCGTCAAAAATGCCGCCAAATTATTACTTAAAAATGTAGGTGCTCTGTTAAAAAATACCATTAAATCAATGCCCAAAAGCCTAATGAATGCATTAGGTAATATTGCGACTAAAACAGCAAAAGTGAGTGATTCGGTGGCGGATACTGCGGATAGTGCGGTGAAGTTATCAAAATTAGCCAAGTTGTCAGATAAGTTTGATGATGCACAGCACATCGTTAAAGCCGTTAGCCAAAGCGCAAATAAGCTAGATAAAACGTCCGATCTGGTCTCTATTGGCGGGCAAATGGTGAAAGTGAGTGATTCGGTGGCGGATACTGCGGATAGTGCGGTGAAGTTATCAAAATTAGCCAAGTTGTCAGATAAGTTTGATGAAGCACAACACATCGTTAAAGCCATTAGCCAAAGCGCAAATAAGCTAGATAAAACGTCCGAGCTGGTCTCTATTGGCGGGCAACTGGTGAAAGTGAGTGATTCGGTGGCGGATAGTGCGAATAGTGCGGTGAAGCTAACTAAATTAACTAAGCTTGCGGACAAATTTGATGATGTAAAAGGGGTTTCCAAGTCGATTAGCCAAACCACCAACAAATTGGATGATGTATCAGATACTGTTTCATCAACGGAAAAACTCACCCAGGGCGTCAAAAATCAAAGTGTGACGATGGCGCGTGTTGAAGTGGGGATGAAAGCAACGGGGGCAGGGGTAACAGTTGCAAATGCCGCGACAACGGGAGGTCTTCGTTTGAACTCAGCGGCACATATGCGTGATATGAAAGAGATGTTAGCCGGAATGATGCTAAATAATGAAACCATCCAGTCATTAACTGAGCTGCTTAATTCACTGATTAAAGCCATGTCAAAAAACAGTGAGCAATTTGATGAAATGTTCATGGGCATGATGACGTCGCTAAAACAATCAGGTGATAACAAAGTCGAAATGTTAAAAACGGCTCGATTTGCATAA
- a CDS encoding type III secretion target, IpaC/SipC family protein, producing the protein MDITNSKSQVAISNSLGLTHLQATQEGKTPSTTESCKEISLQNVSPIDIEFNTEKPVLKLATKEVDNEQLSSVLSQFALSNQPLPVPVFDENKAVLEKVFQHVTPVDVAEIKQLPQIVSAIYKEVLNNQVMVAEGTNEVKSVNQVKSSQFVGIVSSDILLELAKIIRSVLSEVAISDRKISAEFLMLNARMVKAAAESTINEGKKMMIGALASFCVSMAFTMVGTGFQLKSLRTQNQSIKNNLVKANQNNAVADRLSELNKSSSLAKSSSLNLKGKDGQGIDMVDSPSASQQATASQRTTEAAQRTKKLSQVEYQKHDQVMNSERTKSSIAEQSARLADNAGQMATSVNQIEVKKEEANKMQEQSTADIARTVSGEKDKQIDKDKDLVKQMNEHLREIREGQLRTFQSVVRG; encoded by the coding sequence ATGGATATTACAAATTCTAAATCACAAGTTGCTATCAGCAATAGCCTTGGATTAACGCATCTACAAGCCACGCAAGAAGGGAAAACGCCATCGACGACTGAGAGTTGCAAAGAAATCAGTTTACAGAATGTTTCTCCAATTGACATTGAATTTAACACGGAAAAACCCGTTTTAAAATTGGCGACTAAAGAGGTTGATAATGAGCAATTATCCAGTGTACTAAGCCAATTCGCGTTATCAAACCAGCCGCTTCCTGTACCGGTTTTTGATGAAAATAAAGCAGTTCTTGAGAAGGTTTTTCAACATGTGACACCAGTAGATGTCGCGGAAATTAAACAACTACCACAAATTGTGAGTGCTATCTATAAAGAGGTACTCAATAATCAGGTTATGGTTGCTGAGGGAACTAACGAGGTTAAATCCGTTAATCAGGTAAAATCTAGCCAATTTGTCGGTATTGTAAGTAGCGATATTCTGCTGGAGCTGGCTAAGATCATCCGCAGCGTACTGAGTGAAGTGGCTATTTCAGATCGAAAAATTAGCGCAGAATTCTTAATGCTCAACGCTCGGATGGTGAAAGCTGCGGCAGAGTCGACCATTAATGAAGGTAAAAAAATGATGATTGGCGCATTAGCGAGCTTTTGTGTCTCAATGGCCTTCACTATGGTGGGCACTGGGTTCCAATTAAAATCACTTCGAACTCAAAATCAGTCAATTAAAAATAATTTAGTTAAAGCTAATCAAAATAATGCAGTTGCTGATCGTTTAAGCGAATTAAACAAAAGTAGTTCATTAGCCAAAAGCAGTTCATTGAATTTAAAAGGTAAAGATGGTCAAGGGATAGACATGGTTGATAGCCCAAGTGCCTCTCAGCAAGCCACGGCAAGTCAACGTACAACAGAAGCGGCTCAACGCACTAAGAAGCTTAGCCAAGTGGAATATCAAAAACATGACCAAGTCATGAATAGCGAGCGAACAAAAAGCAGTATTGCGGAACAAAGTGCCCGTTTAGCAGATAATGCAGGTCAAATGGCGACATCGGTGAATCAAATTGAAGTCAAAAAAGAAGAAGCCAATAAGATGCAAGAGCAATCTACCGCAGATATTGCACGCACCGTTTCGGGGGAAAAAGATAAGCAAATTGACAAAGATAAAGATCTGGTTAAACAGATGAATGAACATTTGCGTGAGATTCGAGAAGGTCAATTAAGAACTTTCCAAAGTGTTGTAAGGGGATAG
- a CDS encoding IpaD/SipD/SspD family type III secretion system needle tip protein, whose product MEIVSQRNYANTIPVNMTGKTIEGHRSQVSENIHTDILVDPYEQSIQFAKDLGLSFSPTTFREDAVTSNLDKIKAQMQAAKRDLNYTNDLVNGLRTKRSTTKINHVDGRPHIEGTKKLIENIHTGYQKQYGEIIKKATEYMQDVNTALGKMSQHIEPGKDGKVQYNKRNFLDGLNRSFEKYSTYCAGRNYNQNDKHIINSFYGGWSPSEQSTKPIASLEYNKSALQFWEKKLGRQGFFVKRDGNTINIYPDLKPISEIFSASAAIDTEWWGGDIMAQQFQSLQTAIDSQKNTVNNSVSRLLENFRQDNSHFETLVQLLIQLIKDLNQNNNSLVNM is encoded by the coding sequence ATGGAAATTGTATCACAGAGAAATTATGCCAATACGATACCCGTGAATATGACAGGAAAAACGATAGAAGGTCATCGTTCCCAGGTTAGTGAAAATATTCATACGGATATATTGGTAGACCCTTATGAGCAAAGCATTCAGTTTGCTAAAGACCTTGGGCTCTCCTTTAGCCCAACGACCTTTCGAGAAGACGCTGTAACGAGTAACCTCGATAAAATTAAAGCGCAAATGCAAGCTGCTAAACGTGATCTAAACTATACCAATGATTTAGTTAACGGTTTGCGCACTAAAAGAAGTACCACGAAAATTAACCATGTGGATGGACGCCCACATATTGAAGGAACGAAAAAACTTATCGAAAACATTCATACAGGGTATCAAAAACAGTACGGTGAAATAATAAAAAAGGCAACGGAGTATATGCAAGATGTCAATACTGCCTTGGGAAAAATGAGTCAACACATTGAGCCAGGGAAAGATGGAAAAGTTCAATATAATAAAAGAAACTTTTTAGATGGATTGAATAGAAGTTTTGAAAAATATTCAACTTATTGTGCAGGCCGGAATTATAATCAAAATGATAAGCATATTATTAATAGCTTTTATGGGGGGTGGTCTCCCTCAGAACAGAGTACTAAACCAATTGCCAGCCTTGAATACAATAAGTCTGCATTACAATTTTGGGAGAAAAAATTAGGGAGACAAGGTTTTTTTGTCAAAAGAGATGGCAATACCATTAATATATATCCTGATTTAAAACCTATTAGTGAAATATTCTCTGCATCGGCTGCAATTGATACTGAATGGTGGGGAGGAGATATTATGGCACAACAATTTCAAAGCTTACAAACAGCTATTGATAGCCAAAAAAACACGGTAAACAACAGTGTGTCTAGGTTATTAGAAAATTTCCGTCAAGATAACAGCCATTTTGAAACATTAGTTCAGTTATTAATCCAATTAATTAAAGATTTAAATCAGAATAACAATTCCTTAGTTAATATGTAA